In the Enterococcus rotai genome, AATTGAGTTTTTGTTACATATTGAAATTTACTTGCTTCTTTAATTGATTTCATATTTAAATCTTTCAATTCAATTGCTAACTCTTTTATTATTTGTTTTTGTTGCTCATCACTTAATATAACCATTAACCCATTATTTCCCATTGAATACTCCTTTCTTTTTATTTGTAAACTCATCTTATAATCTTAATCGTAATCATTCCACTGATTTTTATCATCTTGTTATCGGATTGAATAATTTCCTTTATTGATTAAGATAAATACATTACACCATCATAATCGTAATGCTTCCACATCGTTTTATCATTTCCCTATCTAATTTAATTCCTGTATACAAAAAAGACGTTAAAACACCTAATTTCAGGATATTTTAACGTCATAAGTATGGACACTTTTTCACTTCCTAATTTGATTTCCCAAATCTTTTTATGGCACCTGTTAAGTGATTCATTCGGATTTGATGAGTCTCACACAATAATTTTTGGATTTCATCTTGATTCAAATGGATATTTTCTACTTTTTTTTCTTCTTTGGCATAGATTTTGTAATAGTAAGCATACAACCGTTTGTATACTGTTTCTCTCTTAATACCTAATTTATCTGCAATTCCTTTAATTGAATTACCTTTAAGTAACTCTTTATGGATTTTTTCACCCGCATTCTTTGTAGATTCTTTTTTACTTTTTAAATGTTCATTCCTTTTCAGCACTCCAACTGCCCTTCTAAGTTTTGTGGAACTAGAAGAACTTTTTGATAATGCTGCTTTGAACAACACAGTTAGTTCATATCTTTTTGAATCTACCTCTTTCAACTTTAAAAAGTTTGCTACCTTTTCTGGAAAGAAAATAGTTAAACAGTCTAATTCTTTTGCTTGTTTATTAGATAAATGACTGAGCTTATTTTCAATTAATTCATATTCTTCCATCCATTGATTTGCTTGATTTATTGCCGATAATATATAGTAATTTTTATTACTATCAAATTTTGAAAGGAGTTGAATAACATAAAATAGATACAAATGATAAGCTGTAACCGAATATTTTTGATAAAGTTCATGATTAAATTCCTTTAATTGTTTACCAAATTCTTCCATCCCCAATGAATTATAAGGTATACCACTTAAATTTTCCAAAATAATAAGTAAACGTTCTTCTGTTTCAGTCATCAGTAAAACATAGTAAGTGATACTAAGATAATTTAGATAGCCTTCCCATACTTTATCAATTTCCTTTTCATCAACTTGATGAGCAAGAGGAACTCTAAATTTATCTTCCAAATGCTGTAAGTCTTGTCTTAATAATAATAGATACTCTGTTTTAGTCACTTCCTCTTGCACATTGTCTACTTTAATAGTTTGACTATCTTTTTTGAAAAAGGTTCTTGTTGTATATGCTTTGCGATAATACCTTAATAACCGTCTTCTTACTTCATAGTCGGCATACCTAATTGGTATTAAACCAAATATCTCATATAATAAATTCTTATCCGAAGTGTCTAGACCTAAATATTTATAGGCTAATTCTTGCATTATAGAAGTATCTTCTACTCGGTATCTAGACAATAGGAAGGCAACATCCCAATTTTCTTGAACAGATTTTTCACTGTTTATCCAGATTTTTACTAGCTCTATTGCTTCTTGTTCATCCTCTATTTCCTCAAACCTCAACTCTATTCGAGCTTCTAAAATTTGAATAGCATTATTTAAGTTCACAACTTTTTCATCAAACTCTACTTTAGAACAAATTTTTATCAAATCAGCAGTAATTTGTTTTGCTCTCACATTTAATTTATCCATACGTTTCTCCTATGATATAATCTTACTATTAAGTATATCAGAAAAGAGAAAATACTATGAATAAAATATTGAATACGATTACAAAAGGAGATTCTTTTGAACTAATAAATCAAGTTGATGACCACTCTATTGATTTATTATTAACTGACCCACCTTACTTTCTGAATGGTTCAGGAGGGTTTAAAGGAAAAGAATGGGATTCTTCTAAAAGTTTATTAGATGCTGCTACTATTGGAAAGATAGAATCTGGTATTTTAAACAAAACACAAGCAAAAAAAGAATACTTAAAAGCAGTAGAGGCTTATTTTATTAATATGACTACTGTTCTTCTTCCTAAATTAAAAAAAGACGGTACCTTGATTATATTTAATAGAAAACATAATCTAGATACCATTAACAATGTTTTATCTCAAGATAATTTTACTGCAGAAGAATGGAAGCTTTCCGCACTTTCTAAAGAGCAATCTCAGCCAAATTCAAGATGGTATACTACATATCTAGAATGGAAAAAAACGAATCCTAATCAACAAATTAATACATTAGATTGGTCAGAATATGCTTTGATTGCTAACAATATGACCATTTCTAACCCGAAGAAAATTTCGCAAATCCCACAATATTGGGATGATAATCTAAACTCGGATAATCAATACTATGCAACCTCACCATACAATTCTAAAACTATCTTTTACGATAATGCCAAACATGTATCACCTAAACCCATCTCTTTGTGGGCAGATTTGGTTAAAAGGTTTACTAAACCCAATGATTTAATCCTAGATATCTACTCTGGTTCTGGTACAACAGCAATGGTAGCAGAAGATTTAAATAGAAAGTATATTGCCTTTGAGTATGAAGAAGAACAAGTTATTCGTAGTTTAAAGCGCTTAAACGGTTTTAGAGACAATATGCCTCATACTGCATTTCCTTTTGAAGGATAAATTTAATAATAGATTTTCTTACATTCTAAAACTCAATTGTTTCTATGTAAAAAATTAAAAGAGAGTCTAAAGGATAATTGTACCTACACAAAATCACTACCTCTATTTAGTGAATTACCTATTTCTACTAATACATCCATTTTAAATGAACATTCTTTCTTTTCTCGGCACGCTAACTATTTTACTTTAATATTTTATAAAGATATTAACTTTTTTCACATCACAACTATTGACACTTTTATCTATTTTAAAATGTTCTATGTATGCACAAGTAGATTTTCTACTTGTGTTATTTTATATAAAATCTATTCTTATGTTTTTAAAACGTTCATCTTTAATTTCTTCTTTAATAATTTCTGCCACAGTATCTTTTGGATAAAATGATAAACCTTCTAGAATATCTGAAGGTATAGAAGATACAGAAATTAATAAACATTCAGTATCTGCAAACACATCTTCTAAACTCAATAAAATACGGATTCCCTCAAGTAAAGAGTCTACCCAATACTTTTCATCATACTCATCTAAATCAACAGAATTAAGCGCTACTGATAAGCTTCCACCAGTATATTCAAGAAAATTACTACCTTTATCATACTCTTTGTAATCCATGTCCATACCTACAAAATTCTTCGCACCATAAATACACATTCCTAATACCACCATTTGTTCTTTTAAAATTTCACTATTCATTTTATTTCCTCCTAATTAATTTTTTTGTACATGGTATTTTTATTAATTCCTTTCTTTTAAATTTTTACTTTCCAATGAAAAAAGTAATTATGTATTATATTTAATTTAGTGAAATTTGTTATCTTATTCATCTGAGCATCACTAGTATAACTCGTTTTTTTTATTGTTCAAGTCTTTCTTTATCATTTTATCTTTTCTTTTTTCTGTGTATATTTCTTCTTGTTGTTATATACAATACGACTTATTATATACAAAGATACTAGTAACAAATCAAACTCAATTTTAACT is a window encoding:
- a CDS encoding helix-turn-helix domain-containing protein, whose amino-acid sequence is MGNNGLMVILSDEQQKQIIKELAIELKDLNMKSIKEASKFQYVTKTQLAELLNVSENTIMRMREQGMPYFSFGKVVRYNLIEVQEWMRNYNK
- a CDS encoding DNA-methyltransferase, producing the protein MNKILNTITKGDSFELINQVDDHSIDLLLTDPPYFLNGSGGFKGKEWDSSKSLLDAATIGKIESGILNKTQAKKEYLKAVEAYFINMTTVLLPKLKKDGTLIIFNRKHNLDTINNVLSQDNFTAEEWKLSALSKEQSQPNSRWYTTYLEWKKTNPNQQINTLDWSEYALIANNMTISNPKKISQIPQYWDDNLNSDNQYYATSPYNSKTIFYDNAKHVSPKPISLWADLVKRFTKPNDLILDIYSGSGTTAMVAEDLNRKYIAFEYEEEQVIRSLKRLNGFRDNMPHTAFPFEG